In Phaseolus vulgaris cultivar G19833 chromosome 3, P. vulgaris v2.0, whole genome shotgun sequence, the sequence TTAGGCAAATCTATATCGAGATTGGGTAATGTCActcatctcaaattttattacagttgaaaatataaataaatagtgtACTCTTTCCTTGCTCAGTTGTTTTACCCCTAAGGAGGAGTTTCGACCGAGAAGGTTTAACGAGGtactttaaaattatatctTCTTATTTCAGTTAATCACATAATGTATGTTATTGTCACAAATGCAACATAGGTCGATTAAGGCAGGCGCTTAACAATTAGCAACCCTTACCGACCGAATGACTATTTGGTTAAGGTAGCCGCTTAACAATTAACAACCCTTACCAAATGCGCACCAACTCAGTTAAGGCAACTACTTAACAACTAGCGATCTTTATCGACCGAACGATCACTTGATTAAGGCAGCTGCTTAACAATTAGCAGCCCTTACCAAACATGCAACAAATCGATTAAGGCAATTACTTAACAACTAGCTACCGTTACCAATCGTCACCTATTTTGATAAGGCAGTTCGCTTAACAACTAGCAGCTTTTACCAAATTGAACAATTACTCGGTCAAGATGGTTCGCTTAAACAACCCTTACCAACCACGAGTTCACATAGTCAAACATCGCCTTAAAAATGGCCATCGCATAAAGTAGCTTACTCAACAACCAACGACCCTTAAAAGCATACAACATATTCAAAAGATCATCCTTCAAATCACTACTGATTAAGGCAGTTACTCAAACAAGTAACCCTAACCGGTCAACTACTCAACATAGCTTGTACTCACCTACAACCAATTTTAAAGATGATTTCAATAAAACCAAGTCACAAAATTGTCAAATTATTTGTTAGAGCCTGGACGACATTAACTAACCTATCACAAAGGTAACTATGCCAAGCACATATTGAGGTAAACACACCTCACAaccaaaaagaaaaattcaaaagtCATTCGGTCGGAGCCTCAACATTATTAATGTGTCATTCACTTcgaaatttgaaaacataaatcAACGGCGCTCAGCGAATGTTATCGGCATCCTAACTCAGGATCTACTAAACGCCATTCATTCAAACAACTTATTAATGGTGTTCAACAACTGTTATTGACAGTTCAACCATCAATTCAAgttataacatattttattactaACGACATTCGACAATTAAAAACATACTATCAGTTGATAGAAAAAAGGAAGATGGCATAAATAAAAAGCAAATGTAAACATCATATTGGTTGTCCACATATTTACAGAGGATTAAAACAACTCTTCTAGGAGCGTTCAACCTCATTCTTCTACCACATCTTTGTCCACATCATATTGGTTGTCTTCAAAGGGGACACTATGGTAAAATGCAGCCTAACGGATACCCTGGAAGAAACATTGCTTGCTAATTCGAAGAAGGAAGGACTCATTATACTCTATCTTCTCAATCATAGTCTTCTTTTCAGTTGCAAATTCCTCCTTGATTTTAGCACAATTGACTCCCTTTGTTTGCAACTATGCTTCCAGAGTTGCCCCCTTACTATTGGCCTCATCAGCCTCAGCATTGGCTTGACGACACTTCTCGTCCAACGCTCCCATGGCTTTCAGGGTCGATTTCAATGAGCTTGAGGACTCATCCAATTGTGACTTTAGCTTAGCCACCACAACGACTGAGTTCCTCTCTAGTTCACCGCCAAGCATTCGGGTTACCACAAGTGAGTGAATCAGCATCTCGGCTAATCCCACCACCAAATCATTTATCGATATGGCGGCTATGATACTTTCCTCTTTAGGCGTCATCGCCACCTGAACGCCTTGAGCTAGTTGTAGACGTTCGCCAAACactgaaggagaagaagacgaTGACCCAGTCTCCATCCGAGGGTGGGACGCCTTAGTCGGACGATCCCTCTTCTTCGGGTTAGAAGGTTGTAGGGCAGTCATAGGTGGCACCACGTCGACAATAGGGGTTGATGTTCCCTCCCCTAGCACCTCCAAAGACCCTTTTTGACGCTTGGCCACTTGGATTTtcaattgtttaaaaaaatttaccaACTTAAGGTTAATCTGAGACATGATTTGTTCAAAACACAAAAGAATTAAGCATCTAGTCAAAATATTGAATAAAGCCTTATGTACGTTAAAATGTAACATACCATTCAAGTCAGTCCATGTTTTGGACGACTCAAACAAGGCAACAAGCTTCTGAGTAGGAAGCCTATTCAGAAGTTGGCCGAGAACATGGAAAATTTCTTTATCCTAGGGAGTCATGAAGGAAGGGTGACATGGAAATCATTGAAAaatgtgatatatatatatatatatatatataaagaaaaaaaaaaatcttgggGAGCGTTTTCCCGACTGTGATAGACCTAGTCGGTGTGGTTACAATTCTCGGCTACAACCGCGTTCGAAGGGTGTCAGGTTTCAAAATGAAAACTTTAGACAAAAAACCGTCTAAAGTGGTAGAACCCCTAAAACAAGTAAGGATGTCCAGGACGCGTGGATTAACCAACTCATAGTTAGGATCGTCAAACATTCGGCTCGCAAGGTCGACTGCTTGCTATGAACCACTAACATCCCTCACACTGCAAATGTGGAGTGAGAATGCTCAAAAGACTCAGAACTCAAAATAATTATAGAAGACCCAATGGGAGAAGACATTACTAACCTTTTTTAGTAAAAGAAGCGAAATAAAGAGGATTGATCAAAACTCGTCACTCAGATTACACTTGATGAACTCAATAGCACAAAAGGTGACAACAAACTTTACAAGTTCAACAAGCGTTTCTATTTATTGAGCGTCAATGAAGAGAGATAGTAAGACATTCGCCTCTTGGAGCCATTGGATTTCTTATCATCCAAGGGTACACAACACTTGGTATACGAAATGGCACGGGTTGGTAACCGTTAGATCTCCTCAATCAAACAATACACATGAAATGACACTTTGAAAAGGTGCATGTCACGTCTCTGACAACACATTAAATGAATCCAAGTCACGTCTTACCTCGAGACACCCAACAGTCGCATCTCGACTCTTTAGAAACTGACAATCCTCGAGCCCGTGAGGCAAGTGTATTGGTCAATACCGGATGAGCCAATCACTCGGTATCGGTTACCGACCGACCATACTAATATAAAGCACTCAATAAATGACAGTAATAACAATTATGGAAACTCCTTATGAGTCATGATCATGTCCCGCCAAATCCGGGTGACATCCCCAAGAAATCAGCTAACATTGATTCAGTAGAAGATATTGATTTATTAAAGATATTCTTCAAATATATCAATATACTTCCCTATAAATCAGGGATCATACTATAAATAAACCCTCTACAGAGGTGTAAGGTACGCTTTAATCAGTTTTCGTTATACACTCTTAACACAAAAcacttacttgatcgtcggagtaccTTTTTCAAGTCAACCCCGACGGAGCACCAGCAATTAAAGGAGAAGACTTAAAGTGAGGAGCAAGGAGACAACCGACACATCAACAATTATACAACTAGTTTGAGATACTATCTAGGCCTACTTTATTTATACAAATCCACTAACGTTCCTAtgatatttcaaattttaaaagaaatgaacaaatttctctaattttttaatttaactaataaaatataaatatccatattttatctattttttttcgGGTATACccttaaattaaattaatgtcCTTACAAAAATGAATTATCTAGAATTGGTCTTTCAAaatacttatttaaataaataaaaacttaccTATTTATTAACATGCAACACTATTATTTCgaattgaaactgttttaaaaaaataaaaattatggaaACTAAAAGCTTGTGGTGTAAGTTTCTTGGGGGAAAATAGAAGATTTATTTTGGCGCCTCTTCCAGTGTCTTTTTGAATCCTCACCCCACTGACCCACTTCACCCAATTTTCATTTTTCCCTTCTCCCAATCGCTTTTGTTATCAGACATTGAATCTCTGACGGTCAGAATCAGATGTCGGCAACCGCGGAGCAGCAACGCCTCCAGAGAACCCCCCAACAGCAGGATGAAGCCGAAGAGATCCAACATGGCCCTTTACCCGTCGAGCAACTGCAGGTTTAATCCTCAGCACCCTTACCCTTCATTTCTTTTCTTCAAAAACCCtttctttttcatctttttacCAACCCCATAAACCTAATTTCCCCGATTTCGGTTTCTCGCTTTCAAATGTCACCCCTCAGGGCAAAATCCCCTCTTTATGTTTTCTATGTTGAAACCCTAATGCTTAAATATCATCCCAGGCATCGGGCATAGCCGCCACGGACGTTAAGAAGCTTAAAGACGCGGGCATTTGCACTGTTGAATCCGTTGCTTATACTCCTAGGAAAGACCTTTTGCAAATCAAAGGTATCAGTGAAGCTAAAGTCGACAAGATCATTGAAGCAGGTGAACAGTCACTTTTACACTTGTTTTCCTTATTGACCGTTTCTTATAATTATGAAGGTATTGTTTTAAAGTTTTGTTGTTTACCTACAGCTTCTAAGCTGGTGCCTATGGGGTTTACCAGTGCTAGTGAACTCCATGCCCAGCGCGATGCAATCATTCAGATAACCACGGGATCGAGAGAGCTTGACAAGATATTGGAGGGTCAGAATCTGAAAGAATTAAGACCTTTTTGGTGTTTTATTGTGTGTGGATTTGGAACGTTTATGAATTTCATTGTTGGAGTGTCTAACTTGATATGTCTGATTCTATCAGGTGGAATTGAGACCGGTTCTATCACTGAGTTATACGGTGAATTTCGATCTGGGAAGACTCAGTTGTGTCACACTCTCTGTGTCACTTGCCAAGTTAGTAGTTTAGATCCTTAAGTGCCCATACTTCATAATAATTACTCTAGTGTACTCTGTTATAATCGAGTTTGTGACACTTTTGGTCCATATCTATCTGTAATTCTAACATCTTTACCaacattttcatttttgttgATGCTGTAGTTGCCACTAGACCAAGGAGGGGGAGAGGGTAAAGCTATGTACATAGATGCCGAGGGTACATTTAGACCTCAACGACTCTTACAGATAGCAGATAGGTATAATAATTGATTCTTGATTCTTTGATATGACTTCGCTGCTACCATGTGTATATGATATGTTTTCATTCAGTATTAATGTTTCCCAGTGTTGCAGGTTTGGACTGAATGGCGCTGATGTATTGGAAAATGTTGCTTATGCCAGAGCATACAACACTGATCATCAATCACGGCTTCTGCTTGAAGCAGCTTCGATGATGGTGGAAACAAGGTGTGACTTGCAATGGTTCTCTCTGTTCAATAATTTTAAGATCTGCCGAAAATTATATAGCGTGTCTTTTATAGTGTTGCACGAGGGTATAATATCATATTATTTGTTCTCTTCTCATCTTGCTTTATCACTTAGCAGCTAAAGTGTTATATGCTTTCTTGTTTTTCtcttatgctgagctgtaagaTTTTCCTTAATTAGTGATATTGATTGTGGAAACTCTTTTTCGTTTAGCTAGCAAAATAAAGGCTTTTGAGGTTCTCTTTTTTACTGTACATACACAGGTTTGCTGTCATGATTGTAGACAGTGCTACTGCCCTCTATAGGACAGATTTCTCGGGAAGGGGGGAGCTTTCAGCCCGGCAAATGCATCTAGCAAAGTTCCTGAGGAGCCTTCAAAAATTGGCAGACGAGGTAGAACTTCTAGTTGAGCTTGTGGTGCACCTAACCTTCTAGGTTTAACTAATTTAAGATTCAGACTTAGGATGTTGAATTATCGAGCATACTATGTTTggagttaattttttttctgattctCTTTTAGTTTGGCGTGGCTATTGTCATAACAAATCAAGTAGTTTCACAAGTAGACGGTTCTGCAGTCTTTGCTGGACCTCAAGTCAAGCCTATTGGAGGCAACATTATGGCTCATGCTACAACAACTAGGTATGAATATGCAATACTAGTAGTTTAGGTTTAGTTTTTTTCTCCGAGCTCCTTAACCTGGATTTTAATTGATGACAGGCTCGCTCTCAGAAAAGGGAGAGGGGAAGAGCGAATCTGTAAAGTGATAAGCTCTCCTTGCTTGGCTGAAGCTGAAGCAAGGTTTCAGATATGCCCCGAAGGGGTTTCAGATGTTAAAGACTAACCACTTTCAGCATGTCTCAAGTTTAGTTTTTCCCCTCTTTGCTTAACTTTTTTTTGTAAGCTATACAACAGCTGATTTGCAAATATCCGGTGTCAAATTTTGCGTAATTTTCAGTTTGGTGATTCCCGATTTCATGTTATCTGTCGCAATCGTGTCTTTGTTTTTTGTGATGTCGATAGTAATAAATTTGTATTGTAGAGTTCAGTTACAATCAACTATCCGTCTGTACTCAGTTTTTCGTTGGCTTTTCTACTAAATATCAGTATTTAAAGAAATATGTAATCAACAAAGTATATACGTCACAGGTATTAAACTGAGGGGTTGTTTTGCGACTTGTAGAATTGGAAATTCGAGGGAGAGAAGCACCAAATGTCCTTCAGCACTTACTACCCCTAACATATTGAGAACTTGGAAATATAGTTAATCCATAATCAGATAATTTAGAATTTCATCTCTCAGACTTTGGTCTTTGGTTATATTTGAATTGATCATTCTGATGTGTTAAAACTTATcaatacaaataaatttattatccaTATTGAGTTGGATTGAGTTATGTTTTAGAGTTTAGGTCAAACCCAGTTCAAATCAATGAGTGGGTTTAGATTTTGATCATCaagcaaaacaattaaaaaagagCAGAGAGATAATAACACACAAAAATTTATCTTGGTTCACCTAAACTTGAATTACATCCAAACACCTTGATTACATTGAGTACATCAATCTCTTCATGTTATCATTCACAATTTCCTCCTAAGATTAAGAACtctcaaagaaacaaagaaaacaTTCTTAAAGAGAGTACAAGTAAAACTCACAAGGGTATAACTTCAAAAAATGAAGAATTACAATGGTTTGCTCACAACCTAAAGTTAGATTACTCAACAACTAATAAGACTAAGACTATTTATTATTGTTCTCTTGTTTGTATCTTTCTGTATAGATTTTTGTATATCTCTTTTTTATATCTTGCTCTTCATTCTTGATTTCTTTATATAACCTTTAGATGAGACGGTTAGAGTTGATGAAGAAGCTCTTGACTTCTGCAATATCTTTCTTTAAAAGTTTGTTCTTAAGATAATCCTATAAACACAAATAATTTTGCAACCATTGTATCTAAAGAAACATGTTATGATTCGAGTTCAAATTCTttccaaaaacattttttatgtgATCATTTTCTTATTTGAATTGTTTCTTGATATGGATATTTTAGCAATTTTGAATATCACTTAATTTGTTTGATTGATTTTAGAAAATGTGTTTGATTATTGCTTGTTTAAATTATCAATAACGTATGCACAAATAAAATCAAGCATAATTGTAAGTTAATATAAACTGCAACGTAGAGTGATAGACAATCTATCACTTGAAAGCTAGGTAAACCGTACAATCTACTAAGATCTTGTAACTGCATCTGCATTTAAACTAGTGTTAGTATAATGATAAGTATATCAAAGCATATAAAATACTTATAGGGTTTGTTATCGTCAAAACTGAAACACTTGCTAGATCTATTGTTAGACTGTCTAGCGGGGTGCAATCCGTCTAGGTCTCAACACCAAAACTGGCACAACACATGCCCCCACAAATGACGATGTGAGCAAGTCCTAAGCTGAATATATCACGAGAACAAGGATATCGTCTCAAATTCCCTATTGGGACCATGGTCATTATAAGGAGTCTGGATCACCCCGATATGGGTAACACCATCTATTTGGATGTGCACAACGCTGACTATGCATTTATGACGTTCGATCACGTAACGTGATGCTCGAGGAAAAATCTTTTGATATGTGGGATCATACCCTCTTTCTCATCTTTGGGAAGTGCTTGCATATCCACTTCTGTTTCGTCATGAACAAAACATTATTTATATactcaactaaaaataaatcCAAGTTTTTCAAACTACGTATATTATTTACCTATAAAATAGCCTCCAAAGTGCATCGTCCAGGTAAAGGAAGCATCCCACAAATGGTCAAACATGTGGGTGAGTGTGGCTACTCTACATGCATACCACCACATATCCTCAAATTACTGAAAAGAGGCAAGTCGACACGCTAACAAATGCCTCATTTTTAGCTGCAAATATTATGCACCCAATAGTAGGGATGACAAAGCAGGGCGGGCTGTACGGGCTGACCCGCAGCTCATTGAGGAAAACATGGGACAAACTGCCTATTCCAATCCATTGGCCCACTCAGGCCTACCCCGCATAATTCGCAGTCCACATAGGCCAAGTGCGGGGCGGACTGGTCCGCATGACCCGCATAACTTAAAAATCTAGaattttcttcttgcaccccttattttcttcatgtaatctcatatttcacattctgaaatttttactcACATCTTATTACGTATTTGTCATGAGAATAATATTGGGAGATCATTTACCTAAAACatctaaataaagaaaataattaaatttattcaaaatttctatttatttattttttattaatttttacataAAGTATTTCTTATGCGGAGACCCGCGGGCTAGCCCGCGTTGCCATCCCTACCCAACAATGTGTACTCCCATCTCTGGTGGATAATGCATTCCTCGTTTATCTCATGCAACCAACTCAGTCTGATGTGAACACCATGACACTACCTTAACTTTATCGTGTCATCACTTAACTCAACCTTGAGGATCTCAACCAACATAGATAATGGTGATGTGAAATCCAATGTCACATATGAACAAAATTGTCTCGTTATGAAGATATGTAACGATAGAGACACATATCTAACGTGATGGTCATCTCACCCACAAGAAGATGGAAAGTGTTGGTGCCGTGGGGCCACCTTTCTACAAAGGATGAAATGAGACCCTTATCAGCTATCTCATAGCTAATGTTGCACAGTGGTAACAACATGATATTAAACATTGTGACCTGAATTTGTAGATTGAGAATCCCAAACTTACTTAACTTTCATCCATGAGACAACAACTTTAATTAACCTTTATCTTCTTCCTTTTAGAGTCGTAAGGTTACATGGTCAGTGTAACTCACTTGCAAGGACATATAAAAAAGGTCACCAACAAATTATTGCTGCTTATAATGTCTTTGTGCAACAATTGACAACACATTTGCATCGAATGTAGTGATAGCTTATTCCTTATCCCTATCTCTTCTCTTCTACGGAGCAACATTGTCGGTCTATGTTTAGTTGCATATTGAAACACTCCACTTctagttttaattatttttatgtcaAATTTGAAATCATTCCATTGGTActacaatttttttgaaaaaaactaATACATTTTGGATTTCGTAATccataatgtaaaaaaaaatcatcaaataatttcaaattgtAAAATCCAAATAAGTTTTGAATAAACCATTATGAAATCATGCAACACCCACAAAAATAAGGAAAATAACGTAAAAACAAACTTGTTTTATGGTGACGACTACATTTCTTAAGAGGACTGTGATGCTCCAACAAGAACTCTCACATGCAAGCACAACAAGGAAGAGGGTGCATCGGTgtcagagaaagaagaaaaatggaaGAGAAATGAAAGGCAAGATGTATATAAATTGACTTGGGATATTTTTGCCAATTCACAATCCCATGGGGGTACAAATATAAATGAAGAAGCCTTTTAGTTGTCATTTGAAGCCAACGAATTCGAATTGGGCCAATTTTATAacattctataaaaaaaattaggttatttctccctgcaccatatcaattttaatgtgcacccaacataaaatttaaaatcctaaGTGCCCTtgtcatctttatttttttttaaaaaaaactgtaGAGGAGGTGTTTTTCTGTGGTGAAGCGTTTTTAGTGGATGTGGTGGTGTAGTGATTTGCTCTGATGGTGGAGCAAAGTCATTACTCTTAGGTGCGGTGCAGTTTTCTTCCGAGGTAAGGAAAACCATTTTTGTATTGCTTTTTCAGTTGTAAATGGTGTTGAGGTCTTACCGGATATCGGGATCCAGAAGTTTGCTTACAAATGAAGAAATTCGAAAGTATTTATTGTGTACTTCGGATTTCCAAATTCGAAATAAGGTCATTGGCTTCCGCATGTTGGCGTCCAGAAGGTCATTTATGTTGTCCAGATAAGCTTCCGGATGGCCATATATGGAAGTGACATATTAGTTTCAAACTTGCATATCCGAAACTTTGTGATTTGGGTTACAAATATGGATATCTGGAAGGAAAATGTTgcttatatgtattttttttatgtagcggTGGGAATGGATGTTGTAGGTATTTCGTATCAAGATGAGTTGTTTAAGTGGACAATAAGTGTTGGCTATAGTTATgaatttgttattgttatataaAGGTCGGATACATGAACGAGGCAACGAGAAAGGATAATGTACGTATTATTAGGCTGTGAGAGATGAGGTAAAtacaaacaatataaaaaagatGTAAATATCAGTCGAAGTGAAACTAGGAAATATGAGTGTCCTTTCAGATTGTGAGGCAAACCAATAAAAGGTGGTGATGGGCGGATAGTTGAATTAATTTGTGGTTCTCACAATCATGATTTGGCAGAGACATTGGTGGGTCATCTGTATGTTGGAAGGATAAAGGTTGATGAAAAGACTATGGTTGAGGATATGACTAAGACTTTAGTGAagccaataaatattttaataaccatgaaagagagaaatgagaaAAATGTGATGACGATAAAGTAAATTTATAATGTAATAAGTGTTCACCGAATATCACAACAAGGTTACAGAACAAAAATGCAACAATTGATGTTGTTATTGGAGCAAGACATGTATGTGCATTGGTGTAGGTTTGAAGAGGTGTCAAATGTCGTGCAAGATATATTTTGGACACACCCAAATTCAGTAAAACTAGTGAACTCC encodes:
- the LOC137807129 gene encoding DNA repair protein RAD51 homolog A; this translates as MSATAEQQRLQRTPQQQDEAEEIQHGPLPVEQLQASGIAATDVKKLKDAGICTVESVAYTPRKDLLQIKGISEAKVDKIIEAASKLVPMGFTSASELHAQRDAIIQITTGSRELDKILEGGIETGSITELYGEFRSGKTQLCHTLCVTCQLPLDQGGGEGKAMYIDAEGTFRPQRLLQIADRFGLNGADVLENVAYARAYNTDHQSRLLLEAASMMVETRFAVMIVDSATALYRTDFSGRGELSARQMHLAKFLRSLQKLADEFGVAIVITNQVVSQVDGSAVFAGPQVKPIGGNIMAHATTTRLALRKGRGEERICKVISSPCLAEAEARFQICPEGVSDVKD